The window AACAAAGGCCTGACCTACACGACTGGACGGGCCATCCTTATCCGCAACGCTGAAGTCCTGCAGTTCGGCCGATCGGCCGAAGAGAAGCGGGCGGCATAGCGCCTCCCCCTTGAGCACAGGAGGGCCGCTGTTGGCCCAACACCGAATTGCGATGGCGCAACACCAGATCGCGCGCTAAAGTAGCGGCTTGCATCCTTAGGGAGGGGCGCTAATGGCTGCCTATTACGTCAACGACAACGCGCAGGCTTCGTCCGGCGACCATGAGGTCCATGTCTCGACCTGTGGCTGGTTCCCGCTGATCGAAAGCAAAACCTATCTCGGCGATTACTCGTCCTGCGTCGGCGCCGTTGCGAAGGCCAAGACGATCTACGCGTCGTCAGACGGCTGCATGCACTGCTGCCCCGATTGCCACAAAGGTTAGGTCTCGGGACACGGAGCTTCGGCGATGTCAGGCAGCCTTCCAGGTCGTCCCAAGACGGATCGCTTCGGCCGCTTCGCGGGCAAGCTCGTCCTGGTCCTGCTCGATAACAAAGACGGGCCGTCGATCCGCAATGGCAGATCGCTCTGGGCCGTTCAACGGGCACTCGAATATCAGGCCGGCGAAGACCCCGAGGAGCTGATTGTCGTCCCCGCCGGCTTCGTCACCGACTTGGCGTCCGTGCCGCGGATGGTCTGGTCGTTCTATCCGCCCGACGGGCCGTGGGCGAAGGCCGCG is drawn from bacterium and contains these coding sequences:
- a CDS encoding DUF1353 domain-containing protein, which encodes MSGSLPGRPKTDRFGRFAGKLVLVLLDNKDGPSIRNGRSLWAVQRALEYQAGEDPEELIVVPAGFVTDLASVPRMVWSFYPPDGPWAKAAIIHDFLYWTKGTGDWHDHTGITREEPYSRKEADDILKEAMADRKVGKWEQFVIWTSVRLGGAGGWGH